The following is a genomic window from Pseudomonas purpurea.
TGTGCTGGTTTGTGTCTAGTATCAATGGCGATCAATTTGCCAGCATGCTCATTCACGGATCGAAACAGAGGTTACTCATGGAATTCTTCGAAAAATTGGCCAGTCTTGCTGCCAAGGTTCGTCTTCAGGGCGGTGCTATCCAGACAGAAGAAGCGACAAAAAATGCCTTTGTCATGCCGTTCATCAGCACGGTACTGGGATATGACGTATTCGACCCGACAGAGGTGACCCCAGAGTTTGTCTGCGATGTAGGGACGAAGAAGGGCGAGAAGATCGACTACGCGATCATGAAGGAAGGTGAGGTTCAGATTCTCATCGAGTGCAAAAAGATTGGCGAGCCGCTGCATATCAATCACGCGTCGCAACTGTTCCGCTACTTTCATGTCACCAGTGCCAGGATTTCCATCCTCACCAATGGCCAGGTCTACAAGTTTTTCACTGACCTGGATGCCCCCAACAAAATGGATGAAAAGCCGTTCCTTGAGTTGGACCTGCTGAGCATTGACGAGTACTCGGTCCCGGAGCTGACCAAGTTGACCAAGTCTGCATTCGACGTCGAGTCGATCATCAACGCAGCGGGTGAACTGAAGTACGTTAGCCAGATCAAGAAGATCATCGCCTCGCAAGTCAGCAACCCGGAGGATGACTTCGTCAAAGTGTTCGCCTCTCGGGTGTATGAGGGGGCCCTTACACAAAAAGTGCGTGAGCAGTTTCAGGAGCTGACCCGCAAAGCAGTCGGGCAGTTTCTTAATGACCAAATCAATGATCGTTTGAAATCCGCTATGAATGGGGTCGCACCGACATCGCTGCTTTCGCCGCCAGTTTCCGGAAGCAGCGGTTCCGATACCGAGGACCGGAATGAGTCGGACGACAAGATAGTGACCACCGAGGAAGAGTTGGAGGGGTATCACATTGTTCGTGCGCTGGTTCGCTCCGTGGTTGATGCCAAACGTATTGTCCAGCGCGATACACAGAGCTACTTCGGCATCTTGCTCGACGATAACAACCGCAAACCTATTTGCCGCCTGCACTTCAATCGTTCTCAGAAGTACATCGGGATTTTTGACGAAGAAAAGAACGAAACACGCCATCCAATCAATTCGGTCGACGATATTTATGAATACTCGGATCGTTTGAGGAAAACGGTTGGATTCTACGACTAGCAACGATTGAGCAAAAAAGAAAACCGGCAACCTATGCCTAATGCCTGTCAGTTAACGTCACTTTTACGAGGAATGCTCCAGGTTGTTTACCAGGCTCGAGAACACCCCCTAACCCTCTCCCCAAAGGGGCGAGGGAACTGACGGCGGTGTTCATTTGAGTGACATCGACCTGAAAGTCCGAGTCGAACTCAGGTTTTGAAAAACATGGAGATCTGCTCCCTTTCCCCTCGCCCCTTTGGGGAGAGGGTTGGGGTGGGGTAGATTTCGGATCAGAACAGAGCATTCAGACGTTGAGTTTTCTTAACTGACCGGCATTAGCAACCTATGCCGGTTTTTTATTGAAATCCATTCAACCCGACAGCTTCACCTCGGCCGTCCAGCTGAAATACCCCAGGGCCTGGCAATCGGTACTGACCAGCATGAAGCTTAGGGTGCATTTCTCGACCCCAGCGGTCAGTTGTTTGCAGCGCCAGAAGTGGTCAGTGGCGTTTTGGCTGATAGGTTGAGCCAGGTTCTCAGGGTCGAGTGCGGGCAGGGTCAGGCCTTCGTGCACAACCAGTTCGGGAGGCGAGAGCACGCCAGCCTTGCCGACGCTCATGGCATAGACCACCACGCTGTGTTCGGCGCGCAACCCCACGGTGCGGGTGCGCAGGTGGAAGGTTTTTGCGCTGCCGGCGAGCAGGGCCAGGCGATTGGGGTGTGCGTTGGGCGATGTGCCATGGGCACCGCCAAAGAATAAGATGAAACCGTCATCCACCGAGGTCGGTTGCTGTGGGTCGAGGCTCGGGTTCGGGTAATGGGAGAGCAGGGTTTCGGCATCGACAATCAGCAGCAGGTTGGCGATCTGCTCAGTGGTGTCGGCGGGGAGTGTGGTTGTGTCTGTGGACATCACGGCCTCCTTTCAGGATGTAGGCGAATGGCCGCCACTGCTCCGGCTCACGCAAGGCTTCCATTTCCAGCCAGTGCAGCAACGGGTTCGGCAAGCCCCTTGTCGCCAAGGGGCCGTCCGGATCAGTTACGGATGGTGATGAACGGATCCCACGAGCAGCAACCTACAATCTTGCAATCGCGGTCCACGATCAGGAAGTTGAAGTGGTAAGTCACACTGCCGGTGGAAAGGGTTTCCGATGACCAGTAATGGTTATCGACTTTCTGGCAGCTAGGCACCGACGGATTGCTGGTGTTTGGCACGGCCACACAGGCGGTCGCTTTGCGCGGGGTGGGGGTGGAGATCAGGTCGTTGCCCTGATTGCCGATGAACTTGTAGAAAATCACCGCCGTTTCGAAGCTCTGCGACAGGCTGGTTTCGCGCCAGCGAATCAGGTCGCCGACCTGGGCTCGCAGATTGAGCTCACCACCGGCCTGGCCACTGACCACGTTGTTCTGATTAGTCACCATGTACACGTGGTTGACGTCGATCATCGTCGGCGCCGAAGGGTTTTTGCTGATGTTCGGGTAGTTTTTCAGAATGGTTTCGGTGTCGATCGAAACAAGCACATCCGTGACTCGAGACATAGTAAAGCTCCTTGTTCATAGTGGGTGCCCGGCGCTAACCAGACACGACAACGCGTGTTTGCCTTACGGCCGTTGTAAACGCACTACATAGCGGAACCCACCGATCACAAGGTGCGAGTTGGCCTTGCTCCCTGCACTGCAAAGTGACGGTCCGGGTTCCTTCCAACAGGCCGCGTTTGCACTATAGATGCGACTTCTAGGCTGTCAAAAACGTGGGTCGTTCGTTCGACGAGTGGTCGATTTGGATATGAGTTCCAACGATTTGGCGATAAGAAAATGGCTCATCAAGAGCGATCAGGTTCAGCCCGCAGACAGATGCCATCTGATACAACGGTCCATACGCCACGCAGGAGCAGGGCGGGAAAAGGGGGCATGTTTTTGGGAGGGCGAGGGCAGTGCAGATGTCCGTGGGCCTGGTGGTTTCAGCCAGCGAGTGCGCCTTGACGAAGAGGGCGCAGGCATCGCTTACTGGCGGCCCATGAGCGCAAACGCGCAGTCTAGCGCGTTGCTCAAGCCCTGATCTCAGACAGGAGTAAGCGATGAGCTGGTCCGCCAAGCAGTATGTAGCTTTTGAGAATGAGCGCACGCGTCCGGCGCGTGACTTGCTGGCCGCCATTCCCGACATCGACGCCCGTTCGGTGATCGACATCGGCTGCGGCCCCGGCAACTCGACCGAGCTGCTGGTGCAGCGGTTTGCCAACGCCACGGTGCGTGGGCTGGACAGCTCGCCCGACATGCTCGAGGCTGCGCGCAAGCGTTTACCCGGTGTGCGTTTCGACACGGCCGACATCGCGGCCTGGAATGAATCAGGACCGTTCGACGTCATCCTTGCCAACGCGGTGTTTCAGTGGCTTCCCGACCACGCCACGCTGTTGCCATCGCTGGTGGCCAGGCTCACGCCTGGCGGCAGCCTGGCGATTCAAATGCCCGACAACCTTGATGAACCGGCCCACCGGTTGATGCGCGAGGTCGCCGCCAATGGCCCCTGGGCTAGCAAACTGGCGGGGGTCGCCGGGCAACGGACGACGCTGGACGACGCCAATACGTACTACTCGATGCTGTGTTCGTGCAGTTCGCGAGTCGATGTGTGGCGCACCACGTACCACCATCCGCTGGCAGGTGGTGCATCTGCGGTGGTCGAGTGGTTCAAGGGCAGCGGCTTGCGACAGTTTCTCGAGCCCCTCGACGAGGCTGAACAGGCGCAGTACCTCAAACAGTACCTGGCGGCGCTTGAGCCGCACTTTCCAGTACTGGCCGATGGCTCGGTGCTGCTGCCGTTTCCACGCTTGTTTATTGTCGCGACCCGTTAACGCGTTGCGCCGTCGACACACGGTCAGCCTTGTTGCAGTACTTTCAACGCCGCCGAGGCCAGAAAACCGGAGCGGCTTTTCTCTTCCGGGTGATGCAGGACGTATTCGTCGATTCGCGTCAGCAGATAACCGGGTAGGGTCAGTACCTCCTGACCATGATTGATACCTGTAAACCATGTCCCCGGCCTCAAACGTAAAGGATGTACCCGGTCTTTACCGTCAGTTCCCTCGCCCCTCTGGGGAGAGGGTGAGGGGTGGTTCTTGAGCCTGGCAAACAGCCTGAAACACTCCTCGTAAAAGTGACGTTAATTGACCGGCATTAGCCATCAGGGCCGGTTTCTGTTTGTTCATTATGCGTAGACGTCAAGGCTTCGCCGTTTCCGGCACATGGATCTGTCCTGCTGGTGGGGCCGATTGCACGGGGACCTGAGGCTCCAGCGCGGCGAGTTTGCGGCGGGCGATTTCGGCCCCGCGGCGGCGTAAGGGTTCTTCGACGAAGCGGAAGTTCAACTCGGCGCACACGATCATGATCACGGCTGCCGTCACCAGCAATTCGGTGGTGAAGCCCTGGCTCAGCGCGAGGCCCCGTTCGGTGGCGACCCGGGTCCAGATTTCCGTGCTCAAGTGATAGGCGAACATGTGAATCACATAGAGCGCGTAGGAGCGCGAACCCAGCCAGCCGAGCAGTGGCGCCAGCGCCGGAGGGCTGAAGATGTAGCCTTTCTGGTAGCTGGCCAGCCATACCAGGATCAACGCCACAATCGCAACCAGGCCAAAGGCAATCGGCGTTGCAATCATCTGCGCCGAGATGGCGCCCAGCATGTACAGCAGAAACAGCGTCACACCCAGGCGCTTGAGCCAACTTTTGCCCAGCACCGTCGGTTCCATGTGTTGGTAGAGGCTGCTGCGGGTAAACAGGCAGAGCAGGATGCCCCACATCATCGCGTCCAGTCGGAACGAGAACAGCATGGCCGCCGGTGCCGGGGCGAACATGTTGCGGTCCAGGCCGAACTGCGCAGCGATCAACAGCAGCAGGGCGATGATGCGCCAGCGCGGTGAGGTAATCAGCAGTAGAAACAGCGGGAAGATGAAGTAGAACTGCTCTTCCAGGGCCAGGCTCCAATACACCGAGTTAGGCCCCAGCAGCAGACCGTACTGATTGGCCAGGTTGCCGCTGAACGTTGCGACAGCGGTGAAGCTGCGCAGGTTGTAGAACCACGATTCAAAGGCATTGGACTGGTTGTAGAAAATCGAAAAGCCCAGCGGGATCAGCACCCAGAGCCACGCGGTGGGCAGCAGGCGATAGGCGCGGCGTAGCCAGAAGGTGAACGTGGCGAGGCCATAAGTGCCTTGCTGTCGATGTTTGTCGAAGTAGTCGAGGTAACTTTTGCTGACCACATAACCGGAGATGCAAAAGAACAGGTCTACCCCCGAGCCCATGGTGTAGAGGTCAAACACCTTGGAGAAGAACTCCTTGTAGAAGGGCAGCAAAAACGTGATGTGGGCGAGGATGGTCAGGCCGATCGCGGCACCTCGCAGGTATTCGATTTCCAGGTTCTTCTTGCTACTCATCGAACGCTCTTTATTTATTATTCGTTGTGAGGGGCGGCGCGAAGTCGCAGCGAGCGTCTTCCCTGTCGCGAGCCGGTGCTGTCTGCGGTCACTCGCCTGCATCAAGCGCCAGGGGCGTTGTAGACAAGTGTTTGCTAGCGGGCAGCCTGTGCGTCGGAGCGCGACAGGCGTTGCGCACTATATCCGCGCGATTCCGCGCCCGGCAATAGTGCGGGAACTGCAAGGAAGGTTCTGACAGGCGCGTGAGTCCAGGCGTGACCCAAAAGAGCGGGCCATAAAAAAACCGGTCACTGGGGACCGGTTTTTTGTCTTGCATCTCCGTCAACGGCAGCATGACGTGAGACTGAAATAATGTGGAGCGGGTGAAGGGAATCGAACCCTCGTTATCAGCTTGGGAAGCTGGAGTAATGCCATTATACGACACCCGCTCAGAGCGGCTGACTTTGTACCAGAAGTTGCCCGGGATTTGAAGTTTTTCTTTGCCGGATCTGCATTTACGAAGATTTTACGGGGTATGAGGCAGGGTTTTGAGGGGGCTCGACAGGTCTGGCCGTGCTGCGATCTATCGCAGGCACGCCACGCGGTTACAGAGTGTGCGTGCGGGGCGTGCTTGCGATGATGCTGTTTCAAATGGCCAGAGCATGGTGTTCCTGAGTGAGATGATGACGCGGTCGGTTGTCGTGTCGTGCCGGTTTCAGGAAGCCCATCAGTGCATGACGACTGTCTCGGCAGGCCGCTTTGTGCTCCATGTCGAGAAAGTGCCCTGCGGCTTGCAAGGTACTGAAGCTGCTGTGCTGCACGTGATTGGCGAACAGCCTGGCGTCGGAGGCTGCGGTGTATTCGTCCCATTCACCGTTCATGAACAGCACGGGCACATCAATCTTTCGTGCCGCCTTCAGGTAGCACTGGCGGTCACTGTTGAGGACCTCGCTGATGTGGAAGTGCATCTGCCCGTATTCATGCTCGGCCAGGCTGCTGACGTGACGGTAATTGAAGCGCTTGAACAGAGACGGCAGGTGCTTGCCGATGGTGTTGTTGACCAGATGGCCGACACGGTCGCGATCCAGGCTGCCCAGGTAGTCGACCCCGCGTTCCAGGTAGTCGCGCATCGGTTCGTTGATCACTGGTGAAAACGAGCTGATGACCGCTTTTTCGATCCGCCGTGGCCGGTGTGACAGGGCGACCAGTGCCGCTGCACCGCCCCATGAGAACGACAGCACGTGTTCCGCCGCGAAGTGGTCGATGAGCTCCAGCAGGATCTGCCCTTCGACTTCCTTGGTGAGCATTTTTTCATGGCGATTGTGGGCTTTTGACTTGCCCGCGTAGGGTTGGTCGTACAGAACTACGTTGAACTGCGGGTGCAGGTTTTTCACGGTCTGCGCAAACGACGCGGTGGTGGCCATTGAGCCGTTGACCAGAATAATGGTCTTCTCTGCGGCGTCTGCGCGATAGAACTCCGTGTAAACCCGGTACTGCCCCTGTATATCCAGCACAGCGATTTCTGGCCTCATGTCATAAGACTCCTGGCAAGCGGGTAGGCGCGCAATGAGATTGCACGAGCTTTGTGACAGGTAGGCATACGCCTGGAATTTTGTAGCCCATGTCGATCCTGTGAAGGCTGGTCGACGGGTATTGTTATAGGCGGGCATTTTGTCGGGGAGGTGGAGTCTTAAGGCTCTCTGCCGACAAAAAGTTGCTTTGATGTATATCGTGACTCATCGGTCACATTTCGGCCGACGGCTTGATTCAAGCAGGCAGATCCCGATCCCGCAAGTGCCGTTTACGAAATCTTTTCGCATGCCTGCCCAGCGGTAGCGGTCTCAGATCAGCTGGATTTCTGCTGCCGTGAGCGCGCGGTATTCGCCCGGCGCCAGCGTTGCATCCAGTGCCAGTGGACCCATCCGCTCGCGGTGCAGGCGCAGGACTTTGTTATCGAAGTGGCCGAACATTCGTTTGACCTGGTGATAGCGACCTTCAACGATGCTCAACCGTGCCTGTTTTGGCCCGAGTAGCTCCAATCCGGCAGGTTGCGTGGTGAGGTCTTCGAAGGCGAAGTACAGGCCTTGGGCGAAGGTGTGAATGTAGTGCTCGCCAATGTCCTGTTCGGTCTCGACGTAGTAGACCTTGGGCAACTTGGTCTGCGGCTGGGTCAGGCGTCTCGACCAGGCACCGTCATTGGTGATCAGCATCAGCCCGGTGGTGTTGAAG
Proteins encoded in this region:
- the tam gene encoding trans-aconitate 2-methyltransferase is translated as MSWSAKQYVAFENERTRPARDLLAAIPDIDARSVIDIGCGPGNSTELLVQRFANATVRGLDSSPDMLEAARKRLPGVRFDTADIAAWNESGPFDVILANAVFQWLPDHATLLPSLVARLTPGGSLAIQMPDNLDEPAHRLMREVAANGPWASKLAGVAGQRTTLDDANTYYSMLCSCSSRVDVWRTTYHHPLAGGASAVVEWFKGSGLRQFLEPLDEAEQAQYLKQYLAALEPHFPVLADGSVLLPFPRLFIVATR
- a CDS encoding acyltransferase, whose protein sequence is MSSKKNLEIEYLRGAAIGLTILAHITFLLPFYKEFFSKVFDLYTMGSGVDLFFCISGYVVSKSYLDYFDKHRQQGTYGLATFTFWLRRAYRLLPTAWLWVLIPLGFSIFYNQSNAFESWFYNLRSFTAVATFSGNLANQYGLLLGPNSVYWSLALEEQFYFIFPLFLLLITSPRWRIIALLLLIAAQFGLDRNMFAPAPAAMLFSFRLDAMMWGILLCLFTRSSLYQHMEPTVLGKSWLKRLGVTLFLLYMLGAISAQMIATPIAFGLVAIVALILVWLASYQKGYIFSPPALAPLLGWLGSRSYALYVIHMFAYHLSTEIWTRVATERGLALSQGFTTELLVTAAVIMIVCAELNFRFVEEPLRRRGAEIARRKLAALEPQVPVQSAPPAGQIHVPETAKP
- a CDS encoding alpha/beta hydrolase, producing MRPEIAVLDIQGQYRVYTEFYRADAAEKTIILVNGSMATTASFAQTVKNLHPQFNVVLYDQPYAGKSKAHNRHEKMLTKEVEGQILLELIDHFAAEHVLSFSWGGAAALVALSHRPRRIEKAVISSFSPVINEPMRDYLERGVDYLGSLDRDRVGHLVNNTIGKHLPSLFKRFNYRHVSSLAEHEYGQMHFHISEVLNSDRQCYLKAARKIDVPVLFMNGEWDEYTAASDARLFANHVQHSSFSTLQAAGHFLDMEHKAACRDSRHALMGFLKPARHDNRPRHHLTQEHHALAI
- a CDS encoding type I restriction endonuclease, yielding MEFFEKLASLAAKVRLQGGAIQTEEATKNAFVMPFISTVLGYDVFDPTEVTPEFVCDVGTKKGEKIDYAIMKEGEVQILIECKKIGEPLHINHASQLFRYFHVTSARISILTNGQVYKFFTDLDAPNKMDEKPFLELDLLSIDEYSVPELTKLTKSAFDVESIINAAGELKYVSQIKKIIASQVSNPEDDFVKVFASRVYEGALTQKVREQFQELTRKAVGQFLNDQINDRLKSAMNGVAPTSLLSPPVSGSSGSDTEDRNESDDKIVTTEEELEGYHIVRALVRSVVDAKRIVQRDTQSYFGILLDDNNRKPICRLHFNRSQKYIGIFDEEKNETRHPINSVDDIYEYSDRLRKTVGFYD
- a CDS encoding inclusion body family protein, which translates into the protein MSRVTDVLVSIDTETILKNYPNISKNPSAPTMIDVNHVYMVTNQNNVVSGQAGGELNLRAQVGDLIRWRETSLSQSFETAVIFYKFIGNQGNDLISTPTPRKATACVAVPNTSNPSVPSCQKVDNHYWSSETLSTGSVTYHFNFLIVDRDCKIVGCCSWDPFITIRN
- a CDS encoding AidA/PixA family protein — its product is MSTDTTTLPADTTEQIANLLLIVDAETLLSHYPNPSLDPQQPTSVDDGFILFFGGAHGTSPNAHPNRLALLAGSAKTFHLRTRTVGLRAEHSVVVYAMSVGKAGVLSPPELVVHEGLTLPALDPENLAQPISQNATDHFWRCKQLTAGVEKCTLSFMLVSTDCQALGYFSWTAEVKLSG
- a CDS encoding pseudouridine synthase — its product is MRVDRFLSNLPRFNRQQVRLLLVERRIRIDGQAVSDPRAEVREFSCVEFDDEVLQAGKPARYFMLHKPPGCVSATRDPEHPTVLDLIHEPDTTDLHIAGRLDFNTTGLMLITNDGAWSRRLTQPQTKLPKVYYVETEQDIGEHYIHTFAQGLYFAFEDLTTQPAGLELLGPKQARLSIVEGRYHQVKRMFGHFDNKVLRLHRERMGPLALDATLAPGEYRALTAAEIQLI